Proteins encoded in a region of the Bacillus methanolicus genome:
- a CDS encoding ABC transporter permease, protein MLKVLKIEWYKLRRTKLILTATLLPLLAVFQGRLFALSKEETEPNLWGTMFIGTMSQYTWLLFPILITVVIAIMARMEHSNNSWKQLLSLPVKRESVYFSKLIISLFIIFYSIFVLIAGMVLAGISIRASGPIPIEMVVNRPIISAIASLPIISLQFYLSYRFSHFGIPLAAGIGMSLPSMLVVNSGKYWIYYPWTYPIVSGLSEMFGTDGKGPIMYTVCFVSFLLFILFGLYQFRKKDIF, encoded by the coding sequence ATGTTAAAGGTGCTTAAGATCGAATGGTATAAATTAAGGCGAACAAAATTAATTCTTACGGCAACATTGCTTCCGCTTCTTGCCGTTTTTCAAGGCCGGTTATTTGCCTTATCTAAGGAAGAAACCGAACCAAACTTATGGGGAACGATGTTTATCGGAACCATGTCTCAATATACATGGCTTCTTTTTCCAATCCTTATTACCGTTGTCATCGCGATTATGGCAAGAATGGAACACAGCAATAACAGCTGGAAACAGCTTTTATCCTTGCCTGTAAAAAGAGAATCCGTCTATTTTTCAAAATTAATCATCAGCCTGTTCATTATTTTTTACAGTATTTTCGTTTTGATAGCGGGAATGGTTTTAGCTGGAATTTCAATCAGGGCAAGCGGACCGATACCGATTGAAATGGTTGTTAATAGGCCGATTATATCTGCCATTGCTTCACTTCCTATTATCTCGCTGCAATTCTATTTAAGCTATCGCTTCTCTCATTTTGGAATTCCGCTCGCAGCAGGGATAGGAATGAGTTTGCCTTCGATGCTGGTTGTCAACTCAGGAAAATATTGGATTTATTACCCATGGACCTATCCGATTGTATCCGGTTTGAGCGAGATGTTTGGAACAGACGGAAAAGGTCCAATCATGTATACTGTGTGTTTTGTATCGTTTCTTCTGTTCATTTTGTTTGGTCTTTATCAGTTTAGGAAAAAAGATATCTTTTAG
- a CDS encoding response regulator transcription factor, producing MHVEGIADRKILLIDDEEDILNLLETVLLKEGFQHIYKATTGGEGIQLCKELKPDMIVLDIMLPDIDGFEVCRRIRKFSFVPIIFLSARSDDLDKLLGLGIGGDDYVTKPFSPKEVAFRMKVHFRRKQYDGLEDEKENRKYVFGDIEIDPKRGEVTKSGKPVILTAKEYQLLLFMAENQNQILSKRKICERVWGEDYFGYDNTIMVHIRHLREKLEDDPGNPVYIKTVKGLGYKLVARRE from the coding sequence ATGCATGTTGAGGGAATTGCTGATCGGAAAATACTCTTGATTGATGATGAAGAGGATATCTTGAATCTTCTTGAAACAGTACTGTTAAAAGAAGGTTTTCAGCATATTTATAAGGCCACAACAGGCGGGGAGGGCATTCAGCTCTGCAAAGAGTTAAAGCCGGATATGATTGTTCTTGATATTATGCTGCCTGATATTGATGGCTTTGAAGTTTGCAGGAGGATTCGGAAATTTTCATTTGTACCAATTATTTTTCTGTCTGCCAGGTCGGATGACCTCGACAAGCTGCTTGGACTAGGAATTGGCGGGGATGATTATGTGACAAAACCGTTCAGCCCAAAAGAAGTTGCGTTTCGAATGAAAGTTCACTTCAGGAGAAAGCAGTATGACGGGCTGGAAGACGAAAAAGAAAATCGGAAATATGTGTTCGGTGATATTGAAATTGATCCTAAACGGGGCGAAGTGACAAAAAGCGGCAAACCCGTGATTTTAACAGCCAAAGAGTATCAGCTTCTCTTGTTTATGGCGGAAAATCAGAATCAGATATTAAGCAAACGGAAGATTTGCGAACGGGTTTGGGGAGAAGATTATTTTGGCTATGATAATACGATTATGGTTCACATCCGCCATTTAAGAGAAAAACTCGAGGATGACCCGGGAAATCCGGTTTATATTAAGACGGTAAAAGGGCTCGGATACAAGTTAGTTGCAAGGAGAGAATAA
- a CDS encoding sensor histidine kinase, translating to MKWKITSRFLAAIIITIIISLFGIMFLNIMIFYKGPKDPEKLLSVNASSITLEFGENIKYQDGKIHIPEDKLQELENYQSWIQVLDEDGNEIFQKYKPAHAPNHYTPGKLIFYHKYSGAIKGYTIFVGILDVGGRNLSYIMGFPVETVAKASFYFNPKTIIRDMLLFFAGTTVIIILISSIVGYLFSAQLAKPILKVISGIQALAEGKYVKKEAPKGIYKDVHKSLNHLSDTLEQNEMERRKTEKMREEWITNITHDLKTPLASIKGYSEVLVDSKYDLVTEERIKYASIILSKSKYMENLVEDLKLTYQLKNELIPLNRSRENIVEVVRDTIIDILNHPQYEEAPISFEAGAEGIMFFGDQLLLKRAISNLIYNALVHNPKGTEIRVRVKKAEQIIIEIEDNGKGIEPEELDRLFDRYYRGTNTGEAHKGSGLGLAIAKQIIEVHNGDIYVESKLNYGTKVTVLFGGQTRDALPL from the coding sequence GTGAAGTGGAAAATTACAAGCAGATTCCTTGCTGCAATTATTATTACTATCATTATTTCTTTATTTGGCATTATGTTTTTAAACATAATGATATTTTATAAGGGTCCGAAAGATCCGGAAAAGCTTTTAAGTGTAAATGCTTCTTCGATCACATTGGAGTTTGGCGAAAATATAAAGTACCAGGATGGAAAAATTCACATACCGGAAGATAAACTTCAGGAATTGGAAAACTATCAGAGCTGGATTCAGGTTCTTGACGAAGACGGAAATGAAATTTTTCAAAAATATAAGCCGGCCCATGCACCAAATCATTATACACCAGGCAAGCTGATTTTTTACCATAAGTATTCAGGTGCAATTAAGGGATATACGATCTTTGTAGGAATTTTAGATGTCGGTGGGCGCAATCTCAGTTATATTATGGGGTTTCCGGTTGAAACCGTTGCAAAGGCCTCATTTTATTTCAACCCAAAGACAATCATTAGGGATATGCTTCTTTTTTTCGCAGGAACAACGGTTATAATTATATTGATTTCATCGATTGTCGGTTATTTGTTTAGTGCCCAGTTAGCGAAACCGATTCTAAAGGTCATCAGCGGAATTCAAGCTTTGGCAGAGGGGAAATATGTAAAAAAAGAGGCTCCGAAAGGGATTTATAAGGATGTCCATAAGAGTTTGAACCACTTATCAGATACTTTGGAGCAAAATGAAATGGAAAGGCGAAAAACGGAAAAAATGAGGGAAGAATGGATTACAAACATTACTCATGATTTGAAAACGCCGCTTGCTTCTATTAAAGGTTATTCTGAAGTGCTTGTCGATTCTAAGTACGATTTGGTAACAGAGGAGAGAATAAAGTACGCAAGTATTATTTTAAGCAAGTCAAAATATATGGAAAACCTTGTGGAAGATTTGAAGCTTACGTATCAACTCAAAAATGAACTTATTCCGCTGAACCGAAGCCGTGAGAATATCGTAGAGGTGGTAAGAGACACGATTATTGATATTTTAAACCATCCACAATACGAAGAAGCACCTATATCGTTTGAGGCAGGAGCAGAGGGGATCATGTTTTTTGGGGATCAGCTGCTTTTGAAGCGGGCAATCTCCAATCTTATTTATAATGCGCTTGTTCATAACCCGAAAGGTACTGAAATAAGGGTAAGAGTTAAGAAAGCTGAACAAATAATCATCGAAATTGAGGACAATGGAAAAGGGATCGAGCCAGAGGAACTCGACAGATTGTTTGACCGATATTACCGCGGAACGAACACAGGAGAAGCCCACAAAGGCTCCGGCCTCGGCCTTGCCATCGCTAAACAAATTATCGAAGTACACAATGGTGACATATACGTCGAAAGCAAACTCAATTACGGCACAAAAGTAACGGTTTTATTTGGAGGTCAGACCCGCGACGCTTTACCACTTTAA
- a CDS encoding YifB family Mg chelatase-like AAA ATPase has product MSIVTKSLGLKGMEGYIVNVEVKVFDGPHSFRIVGLPDTSVKESKQRVLAAILSSFSEGLFEKKIIVNLSPPEQKKNGPFFDLAIAIGILKNIHFIKEEIPENSAFLGALSLDGTVQPVSGILPAIIGAKKKGIKKIFCPFDDSIPFEKLSGVELVFINSLEETIRYLQGEKTLILPRRSDPLPSTQTSHSYDRNFSNIYGHKEAKRALEIAAAGQHNILLIGPPGCGKSMLAEAFPTILPQLTEVESLEVLSLYQLAGQQYPFVYEPPFRNPHHSASSVSIIGGGSFPRPGEISLAHNGVLFLDEMAEFSKKTLDMLRQPLETGEVTISRVQSTVSYPAKFILVGAMNPCPCGYLNSNTQYCVCSPRQIFSYQRRISGPIKDRMDILLTLKSVNIEEESQKHNEDSASIQRRVAVARKFQYARYGTTISNARVPIDLLLEQSPLLPYQKKFLNQVSIKENLSTRHQIKIIRLARTISDLSGKTEITDQALEEAILLKQYPFEKTTKGIPSPH; this is encoded by the coding sequence ATGTCTATTGTTACAAAAAGCTTAGGTCTGAAAGGAATGGAAGGATATATCGTAAATGTTGAAGTAAAAGTATTTGATGGTCCGCATTCTTTTAGAATCGTCGGATTGCCGGACACTTCAGTTAAAGAATCAAAACAGAGGGTGCTGGCGGCAATACTTTCATCTTTTTCGGAAGGATTATTCGAAAAAAAGATCATCGTGAACCTTTCACCGCCTGAACAGAAGAAAAATGGACCCTTTTTTGATTTGGCCATTGCAATCGGAATTTTAAAAAATATTCATTTTATAAAAGAAGAAATCCCGGAAAATAGTGCTTTTTTGGGCGCCTTGTCGTTAGATGGCACTGTACAGCCAGTTAGTGGCATTTTACCTGCCATTATAGGGGCAAAGAAAAAAGGCATTAAGAAAATATTCTGCCCGTTTGATGACTCTATCCCGTTTGAAAAATTGAGCGGAGTCGAATTGGTTTTTATCAATTCCTTGGAAGAGACAATTCGGTATCTTCAAGGGGAAAAGACTCTAATACTTCCAAGAAGAAGCGATCCTCTTCCTTCCACTCAAACTAGTCATTCATATGATAGAAATTTTTCCAATATTTATGGACATAAAGAGGCAAAACGAGCTTTAGAAATTGCTGCTGCCGGCCAACATAATATTCTGCTAATTGGGCCTCCGGGCTGCGGGAAAAGTATGTTAGCTGAAGCTTTCCCTACTATTTTACCGCAGCTAACAGAAGTAGAAAGTCTTGAAGTATTGAGTTTATATCAATTAGCCGGACAACAGTATCCGTTCGTATATGAACCGCCGTTTCGAAATCCCCACCATTCAGCTTCCTCTGTTTCTATTATTGGCGGAGGCTCCTTCCCTCGTCCCGGTGAAATTTCTTTGGCTCATAATGGTGTTTTATTTTTAGATGAAATGGCAGAGTTTTCAAAGAAAACGCTTGATATGCTGCGGCAGCCACTGGAAACCGGGGAAGTAACGATAAGCAGAGTCCAATCAACCGTTTCTTATCCGGCAAAATTTATTCTTGTTGGTGCCATGAACCCTTGTCCTTGCGGTTATTTGAATTCTAATACTCAATACTGTGTATGTTCCCCCAGACAAATTTTTTCATATCAAAGAAGAATTTCCGGTCCAATTAAAGACCGGATGGATATACTATTAACCTTAAAATCAGTCAACATAGAAGAAGAAAGCCAAAAGCATAACGAAGACTCCGCCTCTATTCAGCGAAGAGTTGCGGTTGCGAGAAAGTTTCAATATGCAAGATATGGTACTACAATCAGCAATGCCAGAGTTCCCATTGATTTACTCTTAGAACAATCCCCTCTCTTGCCGTATCAAAAAAAATTCTTAAATCAAGTTTCAATCAAAGAAAATTTGAGTACAAGGCATCAAATCAAGATCATTCGTCTTGCGAGAACCATTTCCGATCTAAGCGGAAAAACTGAAATCACAGATCAAGCATTAGAAGAAGCAATATTACTTAAACAATACCCTTTTGAAAAAACAACAAAAGGAATACCATCACCACATTGA
- a CDS encoding REP-associated tyrosine transposase, with amino-acid sequence MPRKPRIWYPGAIYHITLRGNRKSEIFYDNKDYLKYLGLIEETQQKLPFILHTYCLMPNHIHLQLETKETPLSDIMRIINSRYAIYFNKKFELIGHVFQDRYWARLILDDWYMLEASKYIHLNPVEAKMVESPEYYRWSSCAAYIAPQKTNPLISTERILSYFSSPSNKNYMRYLILEERNSELLTPLLAKNPFLKNSHFSKL; translated from the coding sequence TTGCCTAGAAAACCGAGAATATGGTACCCGGGTGCTATTTACCATATTACTCTGCGCGGAAATAGAAAATCCGAAATCTTCTATGACAACAAGGATTATTTAAAGTATCTTGGACTAATAGAAGAAACGCAGCAAAAACTACCCTTTATTCTCCACACTTACTGTCTAATGCCTAACCACATTCATCTCCAGCTAGAAACAAAAGAAACCCCTTTAAGTGACATAATGAGAATTATAAATAGCCGATACGCTATTTATTTTAACAAGAAGTTTGAATTAATTGGACATGTCTTTCAAGACAGATATTGGGCAAGATTAATACTTGACGATTGGTATATGTTGGAGGCAAGCAAGTATATTCACTTAAACCCCGTTGAAGCGAAAATGGTTGAAAGTCCCGAATACTACCGTTGGAGCAGCTGCGCAGCTTATATTGCACCTCAAAAAACAAATCCTCTTATTTCCACGGAAAGAATCCTTTCATATTTTTCTTCTCCTTCAAATAAGAATTATATGCGTTATTTGATATTAGAAGAAAGAAATAGTGAACTCCTAACGCCTTTGTTAGCAAAAAATCCATTTTTGAAAAATTCTCATTTCAGTAAACTTTAA
- a CDS encoding sensor histidine kinase produces the protein MIELLFLMLERVGILIIMAFLLSRMKSFRQIVHNEHRFKEKMILIAIFGTFGVISNYTGVEIEEGLISSRSWQTDVHYDGALANTRIMGVAIGGLLGGPLVGLGGGLIAGLHRLTLGGFTAAACSISTILAGIATGLIGKRFNIQKEKSPLWAMSIGVLMECIQMGIILLIARPFESAYHLVEVIALPMITINGFGTLVFILIIQTILLEEEKTRALHTHKALNIAEQTLPFFRQGLNVESCREAAEIILKCTNADAISITDEHLVLAHVGIASDHHKPMESLRTQLTKKVLEQGRIIKAKTREEIQCVKKDCPLQAALVMPLKAHNQTVGTLKLYYSHPDKLDQAEQELAEGLSRLFSTQLELAEAELQRKLLKDAEIKALQAQVHPHFLFNAINTISSLIRIDADNARKLLIQLSVFFRSNLQGARQMLIPLEKEIEHVEAYLSLEQARFPEKYTVKIEIDPSLKKVYVPPFTLQPLVENAIRHAFAKSKKGEVTIKGWSENGKMILTTDDNGRGVPPELLSSLGNTTIKSSNGTGTALWNIKKRIEEIFGPDGAFIIESEPEAGTKVTITLPLVQTKESEEYAKGFYR, from the coding sequence GTGATTGAGCTTTTGTTTTTGATGCTTGAGCGGGTTGGTATTTTGATTATCATGGCGTTTTTGCTTTCGAGGATGAAATCATTTCGCCAAATCGTTCATAATGAACACAGGTTTAAAGAAAAAATGATCTTGATCGCCATTTTCGGAACATTCGGAGTGATCAGCAACTATACGGGAGTTGAAATTGAGGAAGGATTGATTTCTTCCCGATCGTGGCAGACGGATGTCCATTACGACGGCGCTCTGGCCAACACAAGAATCATGGGAGTCGCCATCGGTGGATTACTCGGCGGACCTCTTGTCGGCTTGGGCGGTGGACTTATTGCCGGTCTGCATCGTCTGACACTTGGGGGCTTTACAGCTGCCGCATGTTCGATTTCAACGATTTTGGCCGGAATTGCGACCGGCCTGATTGGCAAGCGTTTCAACATTCAAAAAGAAAAATCACCATTGTGGGCGATGTCGATTGGAGTTTTGATGGAATGCATTCAAATGGGAATCATTCTTCTTATTGCAAGGCCTTTTGAATCTGCATACCACCTTGTTGAAGTCATTGCCTTACCTATGATCACCATTAATGGGTTTGGAACGCTTGTCTTTATATTAATCATCCAAACGATACTTTTAGAAGAGGAAAAAACCCGTGCATTGCACACTCATAAAGCGTTGAACATCGCTGAGCAAACTCTTCCTTTTTTTCGCCAAGGGCTGAATGTTGAGTCTTGCCGGGAAGCAGCAGAAATTATTTTAAAATGTACGAATGCTGATGCCATATCGATAACGGATGAACATCTTGTTCTAGCTCATGTCGGCATTGCATCAGACCATCATAAACCAATGGAAAGCCTGAGAACCCAATTAACAAAAAAAGTATTGGAGCAGGGAAGGATCATAAAAGCGAAAACACGTGAAGAAATCCAGTGCGTGAAAAAGGATTGCCCATTACAGGCAGCCTTAGTCATGCCGCTCAAAGCTCATAATCAAACGGTAGGAACGCTAAAACTATATTATTCTCATCCGGACAAGCTCGATCAGGCAGAGCAGGAGCTTGCGGAAGGGCTAAGCAGACTTTTTTCCACACAATTGGAGCTTGCAGAAGCCGAACTGCAGCGAAAGCTGTTAAAAGACGCAGAAATTAAAGCGCTGCAGGCCCAGGTCCATCCGCATTTCTTATTTAACGCAATTAATACGATCTCAAGTCTTATTCGAATAGACGCAGATAATGCAAGAAAGCTTTTAATTCAATTAAGTGTGTTTTTTAGAAGCAATCTTCAAGGGGCCAGACAAATGCTTATCCCACTTGAGAAGGAGATTGAACATGTAGAAGCATATTTGTCGTTGGAACAAGCCCGTTTTCCGGAAAAGTACACAGTCAAGATCGAAATTGATCCATCCTTAAAAAAAGTATATGTTCCGCCTTTTACTCTCCAGCCTTTAGTTGAAAATGCCATCCGCCATGCTTTTGCAAAAAGCAAAAAGGGCGAAGTCACCATAAAGGGCTGGTCTGAAAATGGAAAAATGATTCTAACAACGGATGACAATGGAAGGGGAGTTCCGCCGGAACTTTTAAGTTCACTTGGGAATACAACGATAAAATCTTCTAATGGAACGGGAACTGCATTGTGGAACATAAAAAAGCGGATCGAAGAAATTTTTGGGCCTGATGGGGCTTTTATAATTGAAAGCGAGCCTGAAGCGGGCACAAAGGTTACAATTACCCTTCCACTTGTACAAACGAAGGAGAGTGAGGAATATGCTAAAGGTTTTTATCGTTGA
- a CDS encoding LytR/AlgR family response regulator transcription factor: protein MLKVFIVDDEPLARDELAYLLRRTKEVEIVGEADNVAAALEQIKMVESDVIFLDIQLADESGLDIAQKMFELDRRPEIVFATAYDDHALKAFELNAADYILKPFDEIRVKQTIEKLNKLFKKREEKQEVMQKSFNKDRTEKLAINVENKIVLINIKDILYICTIEGKTVIKANNKKYQVAEPLVTFERKLQNTPIIRVHRAYLVNLNAITEIEPWFHSTYNLIMQDGEKVPVSRTYTKELKELLGF from the coding sequence ATGCTAAAGGTTTTTATCGTTGATGATGAACCTCTGGCTAGGGATGAGCTGGCATATTTGCTTCGGAGGACAAAAGAGGTAGAAATAGTTGGAGAGGCAGACAATGTCGCAGCTGCTTTGGAACAAATCAAAATGGTAGAGTCAGATGTTATTTTTCTAGATATACAGCTCGCTGATGAAAGCGGCTTGGATATTGCCCAAAAGATGTTTGAACTTGACCGCCGGCCTGAAATTGTTTTTGCAACCGCTTATGACGATCATGCTCTAAAAGCATTTGAGTTAAATGCGGCCGATTATATATTAAAGCCTTTTGATGAAATACGGGTTAAGCAAACAATTGAAAAATTGAACAAGCTATTTAAAAAACGGGAAGAAAAGCAGGAGGTTATGCAAAAATCGTTTAATAAGGACCGGACGGAAAAACTGGCTATAAACGTTGAAAATAAAATTGTTTTGATTAACATTAAAGATATTTTATATATTTGCACGATTGAAGGAAAGACAGTGATTAAAGCAAATAACAAAAAATATCAGGTTGCCGAGCCACTCGTTACATTTGAGCGGAAGCTTCAAAACACCCCGATTATCCGTGTTCACAGGGCCTACCTTGTTAACCTGAATGCCATTACGGAAATTGAGCCGTGGTTTCATTCCACATATAACTTAATCATGCAAGATGGTGAAAAAGTTCCAGTCAGCCGGACATATACAAAAGAACTTAAGGAGCTACTTGGATTTTGA
- the cstA gene encoding carbon starvation protein CstA has translation MNAVTIVIGSICILMIAYRLYGTFMAVKVMKLDDSKATPAHELSDGKDYVPTNKWVTFGHHFAAIAAAGPLVGPILAAQFGYLPGLVWLLIGAVIGGAVHDAVVLFASMRKKGKSLSEVAKEELGPVAGFCTGLAMLFIITITMAGLSMVVLHALENNPWGTFAVGITIPIAMGVGIFYKKTGNLKLASTVGFILLMIGVLMGPSIQETALGKMLTFDSKTLAIILPVYAFFAAALPVWLLLAPRDYLSSFMKIGVFIALIVGVFIINPSIEMPAVTKFINGGGPILAGPVWPFISITIACGAISGFHAFIGSGTTPKMLDRWSDIKVVGFGAMLVESLVGIMALVAATSLQPADYFAINSTPEVFKTLGMNVAHLPELSKEIGLDLEGRTGGAVTLAVGMTYIFTKIPWFSHLASYFFQFVIMFEAVFILTAIDAGTRVARYLIQDFFGELYKPLKKVDSIPGSIFASALACFMWGYLLYSGDIGSVWALFGVSNQLMASIGLIVGATVILKIADKRRYMLTCLVPLGYLFLTVNYAGYWMITNVYLNPAAAGYSVLNGILSIIMLALGVIIMVTAIKKWVEIWNSPQARLEAKAA, from the coding sequence ATGAATGCGGTTACAATTGTTATCGGTTCTATTTGTATTTTAATGATCGCTTACCGTCTATATGGAACATTTATGGCGGTGAAAGTCATGAAGCTGGATGATTCAAAAGCTACTCCGGCACATGAGTTAAGCGATGGCAAGGATTATGTTCCAACAAATAAATGGGTTACGTTTGGGCATCACTTTGCAGCAATTGCCGCAGCAGGTCCTCTTGTTGGGCCGATTTTGGCAGCGCAATTCGGATATTTGCCTGGACTCGTCTGGCTTTTAATCGGTGCGGTAATTGGTGGAGCCGTTCATGATGCGGTCGTTTTATTTGCATCAATGCGGAAAAAAGGGAAATCACTTTCTGAAGTTGCAAAAGAAGAATTGGGGCCTGTGGCCGGTTTTTGTACTGGTCTAGCCATGTTGTTCATCATCACGATAACAATGGCCGGTCTTTCTATGGTTGTCCTTCACGCTCTTGAAAATAACCCTTGGGGAACTTTCGCCGTTGGAATTACGATTCCGATTGCAATGGGAGTAGGAATATTTTATAAAAAGACAGGCAATTTAAAACTTGCATCGACTGTTGGATTTATACTTCTAATGATTGGGGTCTTGATGGGTCCTTCCATTCAAGAAACGGCTCTTGGGAAAATGCTGACTTTTGATTCAAAAACATTAGCAATTATTCTTCCTGTTTATGCTTTCTTTGCGGCAGCTCTGCCGGTGTGGTTGTTGCTTGCACCGCGTGATTATTTAAGCAGTTTTATGAAAATAGGTGTATTTATAGCGTTAATTGTCGGTGTGTTTATTATCAATCCATCGATTGAAATGCCTGCTGTAACTAAATTTATTAACGGCGGCGGTCCTATTTTGGCCGGTCCTGTCTGGCCGTTCATTTCAATAACAATTGCGTGTGGTGCGATTTCCGGATTCCATGCTTTTATTGGTTCCGGGACAACACCGAAAATGCTTGACCGCTGGAGCGACATTAAAGTTGTTGGATTTGGCGCAATGCTTGTTGAAAGTCTAGTTGGGATTATGGCATTAGTTGCTGCAACGTCGCTTCAGCCTGCTGATTACTTTGCGATTAACTCAACTCCGGAAGTATTTAAAACACTTGGAATGAATGTTGCTCATTTGCCTGAATTAAGCAAGGAAATTGGTTTGGATCTTGAAGGCAGAACTGGCGGTGCTGTAACACTGGCGGTTGGGATGACGTATATTTTTACAAAAATACCATGGTTCAGCCATCTTGCTTCTTATTTCTTCCAGTTTGTCATTATGTTTGAAGCGGTTTTCATTTTAACAGCAATTGACGCCGGAACACGTGTTGCCCGTTATTTAATTCAGGATTTCTTCGGTGAGTTATATAAGCCGTTGAAAAAAGTCGACTCGATTCCTGGTTCCATTTTTGCCAGTGCATTGGCATGCTTTATGTGGGGATACCTCCTGTATTCAGGAGATATTGGTTCCGTTTGGGCCTTGTTCGGGGTTTCAAACCAGCTGATGGCATCAATCGGTTTGATTGTTGGAGCTACCGTTATTTTGAAAATTGCGGATAAACGAAGATATATGCTTACATGCCTCGTTCCGTTAGGTTATTTATTCTTAACTGTAAATTATGCAGGGTATTGGATGATAACGAATGTTTACTTGAATCCGGCAGCAGCTGGATACAGTGTGCTAAACGGTATTTTATCCATCATCATGTTGGCTCTTGGGGTTATTATCATGGTAACAGCCATCAAAAAATGGGTTGAAATTTGGAATTCGCCGCAAGCTCGATTGGAAGCAAAAGCCGCGTAA
- a CDS encoding amino acid permease, whose translation MSLFRKKSIDALLRETDQKEVSLKKDLGAFDLTMLGIGAIIGTGIFVLTGVAAAKHAGPALVLSFVLSGLACVFAALCYAEFASTVPVSGSAYTYSYATFGELIAWVLGWDLILEYGLASSAVASGWSGYFQGLLAGFGLELPKALTSAYDPAKGTFIDVPAILIVFLITLLLTQGVKKSARFNAIMVFIKVAVVLMFIGVGVWYVKPENWVPFMPFGFSGVTAGAATVFFAYIGFDAVSTAAEEVRNPQRNMPIGIIASLAICTLLYIIVSLILTGIVPYEHLNVKNPVAFALNYINQDWVAGFISLGAITGITTVLLAMMYGQTRLFYAISRDGLLPKVLSRVDKKKQTPVINSWITCLIVSFFAGVVPLNKLAELTNIGTLFAFMTVSIGILYLRKAKISSGRGFKVPFVPLIPILAFLFCGYLTLQLPSTTWISFVSWLVIGLVIYFVYGRKHSTLNNTTILERKVG comes from the coding sequence ATGAGCTTATTTAGAAAAAAATCGATTGACGCTCTTTTAAGAGAAACTGACCAAAAGGAAGTTTCTTTGAAAAAAGATTTAGGTGCTTTTGATCTAACAATGCTTGGGATCGGCGCCATTATTGGAACAGGTATTTTCGTACTGACCGGAGTTGCAGCTGCTAAACATGCAGGGCCCGCTCTTGTTCTTTCTTTTGTATTATCCGGATTGGCGTGCGTATTTGCAGCTCTTTGTTACGCTGAATTTGCTTCAACGGTTCCGGTCTCAGGAAGTGCATATACGTACAGTTATGCAACATTTGGTGAATTAATTGCTTGGGTATTGGGATGGGATCTGATTTTAGAATATGGTCTTGCTTCGTCAGCCGTCGCCAGCGGGTGGTCAGGATATTTTCAGGGCCTGCTTGCCGGATTTGGTCTAGAGCTTCCAAAAGCTTTGACGAGTGCTTATGACCCGGCAAAAGGAACTTTTATTGATGTTCCTGCTATCTTGATAGTTTTTTTAATCACATTGCTTTTAACTCAGGGTGTAAAAAAGTCAGCACGCTTTAATGCGATTATGGTTTTTATCAAAGTTGCTGTCGTCTTAATGTTTATCGGTGTCGGTGTTTGGTATGTTAAACCGGAAAACTGGGTTCCGTTTATGCCATTCGGCTTTTCAGGAGTCACTGCAGGAGCTGCAACTGTATTTTTTGCTTATATAGGCTTTGATGCGGTATCAACGGCAGCGGAAGAAGTACGAAACCCGCAGCGGAATATGCCAATTGGAATTATTGCGTCTTTAGCAATTTGTACATTACTTTATATTATCGTTTCCTTAATTCTAACGGGTATCGTTCCTTATGAACACCTCAATGTAAAAAACCCGGTTGCATTTGCTCTTAATTATATTAACCAAGATTGGGTTGCCGGATTTATTTCTTTAGGTGCTATCACAGGTATCACGACAGTACTGCTTGCGATGATGTATGGACAAACTCGCCTGTTTTATGCAATCAGCCGTGATGGTTTACTTCCAAAAGTTTTATCTCGTGTTGATAAAAAGAAACAAACACCTGTTATTAATTCCTGGATTACGTGCCTTATTGTCTCGTTTTTTGCAGGTGTTGTTCCATTAAACAAACTTGCTGAATTAACAAACATTGGTACATTATTCGCGTTTATGACTGTGTCAATCGGTATTTTGTATCTTCGTAAAGCGAAAATTTCTTCTGGAAGAGGATTCAAAGTGCCATTTGTTCCGTTGATTCCTATATTGGCATTTTTATTCTGCGGATATCTTACCCTTCAATTGCCGTCTACAACATGGATCAGTTTCGTTTCATGGCTTGTAATTGGTCTAGTAATCTATTTTGTATACGGAAGAAAACACAGCACATTAAATAACACAACAATCTTAGAAAGAAAAGTCGGTTAA